From the genome of Vitis riparia cultivar Riparia Gloire de Montpellier isolate 1030 chromosome 2, EGFV_Vit.rip_1.0, whole genome shotgun sequence:
TGAAACTTGTTAACTCAtgtatatggagaaaaatgttGGAAGGGATTAGTTGTCCCCTATGTATCAGCAAAACCCTAAACCAATATTGGTTTTGGTTCTTATATGAGCTGGTAAACCTCCATATTGGTTTTGGATCAAAGATTGTGAATGTTGTAATGTTGGTCAATCTAAGTTTCTTATTTTTCGAATAAAATAATTGTGTGAATCTGAAGAGCTGCTTAGTATAGGTCTTTCATAAGTCATATTGATGCTAGACCTCTGTACTTTGTGCTGATGTTTTAGCTAGCTTCTTTCTGCATTGTATACCTGGAAATTGGTAGAGAATGGAATGGTTGAAGAGAATGCTGTTGCTACACCCTTGACCTTGCTTTCCACTGTTGTTTTAACTAGTTTCTTTCTAGCTTAAActctcatatatattttttcttttgcattctATCCATATAGATTATCATATTCCATAGAAATGAAGCCATAAACACATGATATATCTCTCTTACAAATACTTTCCCCAGTAAGAGCAGGTCTGGACTTCAACTGTGTCAATGGGCAGGGAGTCTGTTGGAAAATTACAGGCTACAATTTTTTCAGGTCCCTGGTCCGGCAGCAGGTCACATGGCTGAGGAACAACGCCACTTGTGATCCCGGCAATATCAGTACAAGTCCATGGTACTTTCTTTGCCTTCTTTGCCAACCCAATTGTCACATTAGATATGCAAATTCCAGTGAATGGATCACCAGAAATCCCCTCCAGTCTACCTGCCATGGTCACATTCTCTGCCACCATATCACGGTAATTGATCCCCTGGATTGCAGGCAGTGCATTTGGATCATAGTTATTATCAGCATGCGAGCCATAGTTTCCAGTCATCCAAAATGCCCATTTCATTGTCTTCATGATCATGCTTCTCACATATATGTCCTTCACATACCCTCCCCTTCCTACTGCAGTTTTGATCCTTACTCCTGATTCCGTATCAATGGCTAGGATGTCTTCAGCCCTGACATCCTCGATCCCACCAGACATCTCACTGCCCAACGCAATGGTTGCACTGAATGGGGAAATGCAGGTGAGccgtctgatcactagctgttTGGTTGGCATCCCATAAGCAATCCCATATTCATCCCAACCGCTCTTAACTGCTATACAATCATCTCCAGAGACGATGTAGCAGTCCTCAATTCGAGTATTTGTGCAAGAATCTGCAAATGAAGCAAAAATCAGTTAGAAAAATCAACTAATTTAAAAGCATATCAGTTTTGATCAGTCCCCCAACCTGGATTGATCCCGTCAGTATTTGGAGAGGTGACTGGTGCAGTGATGGTAAGTCCTTGAATGATAACATTACTGCATTTCAATTCTTTCCCAGTCAGAAAAAACAAGGCTGCAGTCTAGTAACTAGTAACTAGTAACCAGTAACCAGTAACCAGTGGAGAAGATTCGACTCAAACCTGCTGTAAACAGGATGAacattccaagaaggagagTTCACCAATGTCAGACTGGATATTTGAACATTATCAGAGTGC
Proteins encoded in this window:
- the LOC117931679 gene encoding probable polygalacturonase; translation: MELSKSLRTARVVEVVSVVVVLVLLSTNGAESRKHWVFDYFEYSAINCRAHSASLTDFGGVGDGTTSNTKAFQAAIDHLSQFASDGGSQLFVPPGRWLTGSFNLTSHFTLYLHKDAVLLASQDEHEWPVIDPLPSYGRGRDTQGGRYISLIFGTNLTDVVITGENGTIDGQGALWWAKFHKGELKYTRPYLIEIMHSDNVQISSLTLVNSPSWNVHPVYSSNVIIQGLTITAPVTSPNTDGINPDSCTNTRIEDCYIVSGDDCIAVKSGWDEYGIAYGMPTKQLVIRRLTCISPFSATIALGSEMSGGIEDVRAEDILAIDTESGVRIKTAVGRGGYVKDIYVRSMIMKTMKWAFWMTGNYGSHADNNYDPNALPAIQGINYRDMVAENVTMAGRLEGISGDPFTGICISNVTIGLAKKAKKVPWTCTDIAGITSGVVPQPCDLLPDQGPEKIVACNFPTDSLPIDTVEVQTCSYWGKYL